The following nucleotide sequence is from Paenibacillus andongensis.
TATGCCAGATTTGTCTAATCCGTCCCGCACCATCCATACGCGCAGCTTCATACAACCCAGGATCGATAGAAGCAATCGCCGCCAGATAAATAATCGTCCCCCAACCCGCTTCCCTCCATATAACCTGAAGAATATAGATCGGTCTGAACCATTCTGGGGCTAACAAGAAATTTATCTTTTCAAATCCGAAAAACTCAATAATATCATTGATAATTCCGCCATCCATCGTCAGCATAACGAAACTGATCGAGACGATAATAACCCAGGACATAAAGTGTGGCAGATAGACAATCGTTTGAAATACTTTTTTGAAAAGATCCCCTTTGACCTCATTTAGCATGAGCGCCAGAAGAATCGGAATCGGAAAATAAAACAAGAGATTCATGACAAATAAAATTAATGTATTGCTCAAAATAATCAAGAAATCAGGCTCTGTAAACAAACGCCGAAAATGCTCTAAACCAACCCATTCACTCCCGCTAACCCCTTTAAAAGGCTTATAATTCTGAAACGAAATGATCAATCCGTACATAGGGATATATTTGAAAACGAGAAAGTACAAGACTCCCGGCAGCAGCATGACGTAGATCCATTTGTTTTTCCAGAGTCGTCTACCCAGCTCACTGCTTTGTTTCCTAGCCACCACGCGTTGTGCTACATTCACTTCCTGCATAAGATTTCTTCCTTTCCGGGTGGTTCATAAAAAGCGAGAAGACTGCTACTGATGACACAGCAACCCTCCCAACTTCAATCTGCCTGATTAGCAACTATCTCATTATTTTTTATAAACAGCGTTGTATTCCTCGATAATTTTGCTGCCGCCACGGCTCTTCCAATCTTCAATAGCCTTATCAAAACCAGCCTTATCAATCGTGCCATAGATATATTTGTTCGTTGCATCTTTAATCACATCTTGAAGTTGAACGCCTTTTTCCTGATTCGTTTTCGAATCCAGAGCAGCTACCGGATCCTGCACAGCGAACTTCAGATTGGCAATCTTGAGTTCATCTGCTTTACCTTGAGCAGGAATCGTAGGAATACCCAAGTATCTGCCGGAAGTATCTTCATCACCAATAGCCGCGTCCGTGAACGGCTTAACTTCGCGTGTCCACTTCTCTTCATCCAGCTTCTTCGCTTTATTGTCGATTACGCTGTAGTGAGCATCTTTAATACCCCAGTTTGCAACATTGGCAACTTCAGGCGTCATCATTTTGTCAAAGAAAGCCAAGACCTTCTTTAGCTCAGCTTCTGTTTTCGTAGCGGATTTCGGGAACAAAATGACGTTCGCATAGCCAGGAAGAGCCCATGCTGCGAATTTACCGCTTGGCCCAGCAACCATACTGTGCACATCTACCACTGCTGTAGGCACGTTTTTGATCAAATCTTTATTGAGAGATGAAACATCCGTCATGGCACCGATATACATACCCGCTGTACCATTGGTGAACAGCTTCTGTTGATCCGTTTTACTTGTAGCCGCGAAATCTTTGTTGATAAGTCCACCATCACGCAGCTTCTTGTAGTAATCCATCGTCGCTACATATTCGGGGAACATGAACTCAGGCTGCAGCTTGCCATCTTTGATACCCCAATTGTTCGGCACGCCGAACCAAGTGGCAACGGTTTTGAATGATCCGTAAATGAGATCGTTACGATCCGTTAAGCCGATGGTATCCTTTTTGCCGTTGCCGTCTGGATCATTTTCAGTGAACGCCTTCATCATGGCTGCCAAATCTTCCGTAGTAGCAGGCGGCTTCAGTCCTAGCTTATCCGCCCAATCTTTCCTATAGATGAGGCCTTGACGGGCAATGTCTACACCGCGATAGAGCGTGTAAAGCTTGCCATCCACTTTCGTATTATCATTGGTCGTGGATTTCAATTTACTTAGGTTCGGGAAGTCCTTCAGCAAAGGACCAATTTCCCAGAATTGTCCGTCACGAATAGCCGATTTCATCTGAATAAATGTCGCTTGGTTCTTCAGGTAAGTGACTTGCGGCAGTGCGCCTGTAGCGAACGTTGTATTCAGCTTCTCCTCGTACGTATCTGCCGGGAAAAATTGATACGTTAACTTCGTATTCGTTAATTTTTCAAGTTCTTTAATAATCGTATCCGGCGGCGTTTGCGCTGTGTTCAGCGGTGCCATAATCGTGATCGCCGTCGGTTTGTTGTCTGCCGTTGCTTTAGGCGGCTCCACCACACCAGTCGTAGCTGCAGGAGTTGACTTCCCCCCGTCTGAGCAAGCTGCCAGTGCGAAGCTGGTAATAAGCAGAAAGCTAAGTGGAATCGAGACTAATTTTCTCTTCATAATGGTTAGACCTCCGCGAAATTGTTGTGTGCTACAAGTTTCACACTACACGGCCGCAGGGAGGTACCGAAATAATCATTTACTCATCTAAGCCTCGTTTGGCATAGGATGTGAGATGATGATTATCGGTGGGGGAGATGATTATCCGCGGGGCGATGAAAATCAACGTCTCAGCTTGCAATCTAACCAGCTAGGTGCTCTTCCTGCTACTTTAGTAAACCAACTCGCGCGCGCTCATCGGCGGCTTTTACGATGAAAAACATCGTATCAGCCTTAACCCGGTCTCCCCCATGACTGCCCAATTCCTCTCCAGCAGCGCACCAAAACGTAAAAAAAACCGCCGCGCACCAGCGCCAGCGGTTTCCCCTCTTTCCTCTTTCCTCTTTCCTCCTTCCTCCTTCACTTTCACTTTCCCAATCCTCAACCTCGCCTACCATAAGCCTCATTGTACTCTCTGATCATCTGGCTGCCGCCATTCCGCTTCCAGCGATCAATCTCTTGCTGGAACGCGGCTTTGTCCAGTTTCCCTAAGATGTAATTGTACGTAGCGTCAGATACAATTTTGTACAATTCGACGCCTCGCTCGTCGTAGGTCTTCGACTCCAGACCAACGGTCGGGTCTTTGACGACGTTTTTCTCGTTGTCCAAGCTCAGTCGGTCCGCGAGCTGCGACAAGGACTCGCTCTCCGAGACGCGCATGACTTTCGGATTGCTCAGATCGGCAATCATGAGTGCATACAGCGCATTCACTTCATTTACGCGGAGCTTAGAAGTCTCTTCCGTGAGTTGAACTTGATCCCCT
It contains:
- a CDS encoding ABC transporter permease; its protein translation is MQEVNVAQRVVARKQSSELGRRLWKNKWIYVMLLPGVLYFLVFKYIPMYGLIISFQNYKPFKGVSGSEWVGLEHFRRLFTEPDFLIILSNTLILFVMNLLFYFPIPILLALMLNEVKGDLFKKVFQTIVYLPHFMSWVIIVSISFVMLTMDGGIINDIIEFFGFEKINFLLAPEWFRPIYILQVIWREAGWGTIIYLAAIASIDPGLYEAARMDGAGRIRQIWHITLPAIRSVIIVLLILKIGAVLELGFEHVYLLLNSMNRNVAEIIDTYVYTAGLKQGQFSYSAAIGLFKSFIGLVLVMLVNRIAKKMGEEGVY
- a CDS encoding extracellular solute-binding protein, with translation MKRKLVSIPLSFLLITSFALAACSDGGKSTPAATTGVVEPPKATADNKPTAITIMAPLNTAQTPPDTIIKELEKLTNTKLTYQFFPADTYEEKLNTTFATGALPQVTYLKNQATFIQMKSAIRDGQFWEIGPLLKDFPNLSKLKSTTNDNTKVDGKLYTLYRGVDIARQGLIYRKDWADKLGLKPPATTEDLAAMMKAFTENDPDGNGKKDTIGLTDRNDLIYGSFKTVATWFGVPNNWGIKDGKLQPEFMFPEYVATMDYYKKLRDGGLINKDFAATSKTDQQKLFTNGTAGMYIGAMTDVSSLNKDLIKNVPTAVVDVHSMVAGPSGKFAAWALPGYANVILFPKSATKTEAELKKVLAFFDKMMTPEVANVANWGIKDAHYSVIDNKAKKLDEEKWTREVKPFTDAAIGDEDTSGRYLGIPTIPAQGKADELKIANLKFAVQDPVAALDSKTNQEKGVQLQDVIKDATNKYIYGTIDKAGFDKAIEDWKSRGGSKIIEEYNAVYKK